The Megalobrama amblycephala isolate DHTTF-2021 linkage group LG10, ASM1881202v1, whole genome shotgun sequence DNA segment CTGAACTGATGCCATTTAGACTGACTCGGCAGTTTGTGAACTTGATGCAACCCATGGCCGAGTCTGGCCTCATCCAGAGTGTGATGGTACACTCACTGCGAGCCTTCAGAGATGGCCCAGACCTGCTGCTCAACACCATGGATGTGTTCGTGAAGGAGCCTTCACTGGACTGGAAGGTAGAAAAACTCAAAACGGAAACAAATAGCTTGCTTTCCTTATTGCCACATAGCCCTAAACATAATCGTTAAAGTGATCTGTCCTCATTGTAGACATGATTCACATTTTCCATTTTCCAGCTTCCCACTGAAGAGCTTAGACATTACTGAATCAGTATCAAAGAGACAAGCTAATTGTGAAAGACAACACATTATTACTCCTCATGTTACAGAACTTTGAGCTGAAGCAGCTGAAGAAAGGAGGTACCTGGACAGAGAGTGTGAACACCAAAGAAATAAACTGGTTCCCTCTACAGAAGGTCGACTTTGCTCGCAGGAAGCTAGAGGGAGCCAATCCCTCGGTTATAACAAGGTAGGTCCAACCGCAGAACTCTGAACTCTCATTTTTGTGGATTTCTGgcaaatatgttttaaacatttacattgGCAGCATATCATGATACTTTGTACTCTGTAATTACATTCAACCACTTGcattaaattaatacttttcttTCTAATTCTTATAAAGACTAAAAACAAAGTTTTCTTCATGGACAGAATAAGAATGTACCAGTCGTATTTTATACAGAAAGATATTTCCAACCATGTTGATTTGTTAATGTTCTAGTGAGGAGCTTTGTCTCGGTTTTGAGAAGACCCCGGCATATAACGACATGTTGGCTGTTGCCCGAGGGGAAGAACAACACAACATACGAGCTCGACACAATGAAAAGGATCTGAGTGTTGAAGATCAGGTAGATTGCTTGCTCGATCAAGCAACTGACCCTAATATATTGGGCAGGGTGTGGGCAGGCTGGGAACCGTGGATTTGAAatgtgggattacaaatttgtaCTATGTTATATCTAGGTTCCAATGTATTGTAGTATATGAACTGAAAACTTTATGTACATtgtgttttacattttgaaGTAAAGATAATGACATTCAAAGTAGATAtggcaggacaagctcaagatacagctgtgcttttgtctcaatgataatgtaaaggtatgggcgatactgtcagactgattggattagcacctgtgcatttgaatgacacagttatgctgattagatcatggctgggaaatgtagggaaTGGGCTGATTTCCTGCActgcatttgcatgctttgtttaGGTTTTCTGcacctctactctatgtatccctcccccttgaatgtatatgaccTACCAAGtacactgccttagttagactTGGATGACTACAGTGATGCACAGCatatttctcaataaagagtaacttctgcttgaaAGATATCCCAACGTCTCCTGGTCTCTGTTTcgacgagaaaaaaaaaaaaagtttccaacAGAAACAAACAGTGGGTGACATAATGAAgtccaagaaaaaaaattatatatatatttggggttttttttcaaaattttgtaGACCTTTTCTCAAAGTGTGAAGACAAGGCTTTCAGAACCACAGCTACTGTCAAATGATCACACTAAACAGACCTGATgtttatgaagaaaaaaattgtaGCACACATTTGACAGTTTGCATTACACTGCAATAAAGACATCCAGTCATCAAATAAAACATCTATACATATCAATTGCCAGGTTTCCATCCAAGGATTTTTTTGCAGAAAAAGGTTTTGAGCTTCAAAATGTTTAgcaatatagcctatataaataaaatttctcaAATGTCGACACATTCTTTTTCCGTTTAGCTCATAAATTATATGTTGATACTTCAAATGTCACATAAACCCTTTTTATCAAGAAAAATTGGCCTATAGCCTACATGCAGTGTACACGTTCATGGTGTTGCTCCCATTAAAGCCCCGTAGTTCAAAGGTGCATCTCAAGGATGGGAAAATAGTGTCTTGAAAATTTTTGCAGCTCAGCAAAAATAAGCGGGGTGTCTGTCTGTCACGTACAgttttgtttcatgttcatgtttcatgTCTTATTTTTGTAGTTTCGTGTCTCATTGTTAGGTTTCCTGTTTGCCATGTGGTTCCCTTGTCTGTGTCATGTGATCCTGCCATGTTCTCCCTTGTCATGTGTCCTATGTTTGATTGTGCACAGGTGTGTCTTGTCTAGTTATTAGTCTGTTACAGCCGGCTAGGTGACCAGACGTGCCAATTCTTtgcagaaaacatttattttacacaagaaagacataaatataatataaataaagaaGCGTTTTAGGGCCAGGCAGGACACTCAGCGTAACGCAGGCCATCAAGCGCCATGCTGGAACCAGACGACCATTCAACCAAAGCCAACGCACAACTAGTCTCAGTGGCATTTAACTCCGCATCCAACGAGTGTCAGGTGTGTCGGCCACGCCCCCTCCAGACGGCACCTAAGAAATCACACACACCCAACAAGACGCACAGCGGAGACTGAGACGTCACATAGTCCCTGTGTATATATTAACCTCATGTTTCCTCAGTCTTTGTCAAGTATTGTCCCTGTAACCACTGTGGTtaagttttatgttttatgccATGCCATGGCAAGCTGAGCCAAGTCTTTATGTTTTGGTTATGTTCTGGTTTAACCCTCTGGCGCAGTTCGTTTGGGGTCGACACTCGTGCTGTTcggggtctctggagaccccaggcaacaaaatgtaattttgtaacaaaataagtatttaacaaatgtaattttactcagTTTATCAATGTTTTTACTCAACATTTTGTGCAGTTTGGAGAATTTATAATTTttgaatttatataaattaaatatttgtttttatacaaaagcagctttttatgtaaaattcactttataaaagacccacatttctaactttcattcatggagataacatggataatttgacatggtttagtgtaagatatTTCcacatcttttggaaaatgtagttttaaaagtaaaaaatgatctctttatccagtagatggctgcagagctccactatttgccacaactgaaagacatcttttcacttttttttttttttttttgcagttgtatttatatttacattttataaaaaaaaacacttattacaataaaaaattactttttgtcaaagttaagcttttttttttttggactgaaaaaaataaatctgttatATTACATATTGAGTACAAATATACGACATGAACATCAAAATGCAATGAACTGAATAGCAATAACAAATGAGCAAATAAAACACATGgattgtgtgcttgtgtgtgtgtgtgtgtgtgtgtgtgtgtgcacacgtGATCATTTTGCATTGTGGATGTTTTAAAGTGTGCCACTTGATTTCTGTCTGTGTGTTCTGCATTGTTTctgattttgaggatgaattttgtccattttctaagCGGGGTCTCTGGAGACATGTCATGTaacattattgaaaaactgattttcttcagtaaaaaaaaagttaaacttggacaaattatatattaaattatataatcacaatatttagatatgaatccaacgtGAAAAGATGTCGCTCTGTTAtggcaaatagtggagctctgcagcatctactggataaagtgatcattttttacatttaaaaccactttttccaaaatatgggcaaaaatcttacacttaaccatgtcaaattatccatgttatccccattgatgaaagttagaaatgtgggtcttttataaagtgaattttacataaaaagctgcttttgtataaaaacctattttaaatgtttttctttttttaatttattgataTAAATTTGAAATGAATCATAAATCATCcaaaaactgcataaatgttGAGTAAAAACATCAATATACAtagttaaattacattttgtaaaaaaaaaaaaaaaatacaaataatatatatatatatatatattacattttgtggCCTGGggtcaagtgtttttttttttttcacactaacacactaacataaaaacagatATCATtccaatttttttgtttgtttgtagatctagaaagtgttgACAACTGTACAAAGTCTCATGCCATTTGGACAaagataactttttttttttttttttttttcagaaatcatttgggGTCAAAAAGACCCCGAAcaacaccagagggttaaataaaCTGCACCTTCAGTGGACTGAAGACTGAAAACTCATCATTGTTAAAATAAGGAAGACTGACAAAAagaaagttaaaataaaatgcagaaatgttacttctgtatctgaataaataaaagtgCTGTCATAAAATCGTGAGTCCATTTCGATTTCATGATCACAAGTGGTTCTAAGCTACATGACAAATGAAAATCACAAACatgacacacaaaaatgaaataattttataattgcaATTTATTAATAGAATTATATCTCAAATAAATTAGGAAAATAAAGTAGTGGACTCTAATAAAAGCTCTAATAAAATTTTAGAAATGTTATGTGACAATAAGCCTCAGTTAAGCTAATGCAGACCATTTAAAAAAggttaaatacacaaataaaatgttttagtacaCGGCTCCATCTGtctctgacaaaaaaaaagcaatttgatgtttttgatcGGTTTGATGAACCAGAAACCAGAACTAATAATTGTTTTGCATTGAATGATCTAGAACACCAGCTGCGTCAAACCGCAACTGGCTTGACTGCATGTTGTTAAAGATTGCTCCAATATGCAAAGACCTTTCACACCGCTCACTCTTTCTTTACCAAATTTAGACGCGAATAATCGATAATGACATTCGTTGCTGATGATTTTCATTATCAATTACTATCAATTTTATCGAATAGTTGTTGCAGTGCTACTTGGGTGCCGATATATGTATTGTGATTTTTAAGAATTACGATTTTACAAGTATTGCAATTTGATATTGCAATGTATTGCGATTTTTCTTGTTAAaccatgggggaaaaaaatgaataatacacTTAAACAGAATGTACATGAGATGagacatttacaaaaacaattcATCACATCTTTCAGATAAATGAGTTTCATTTCAGAAGCATCATACATTACAGCACTACATTCTCTTAAATAAATGATGCAATGACAAACACGTTGTTTTAAAAAGGTGTTTGATGGCTACCATAGACAATCAATGTTGATATTGTGGCAGGATGCCACAATTAAATCAGTGTTTGGGAAGCGCTGGGTAGTCACACATCGCTTTCTCTCGTCCGCTTGAAAGGGATATTACGTCACATGACGTGCATATAACGACACATTTCGCCTTCTGTTGGAACAAAAGTGGGTAACTTCTGTCCACCTCGTCTGTAAGCAAGGACTAAAATAAAGCAATATAATTTGAGTTATTATTGAATCtgggatgaaaaaaaaaatcaattttaaaatcgtaaacaaaaaaattgcaatGATTAGAtcaatcgattttttttttttttttttcctcccagcCCTTCTTGTTTCCCTGAACTGTTTCATTTCATTGCATGGAATTATTTTCAGCTGCaccagagagaaaaaaaaaaacagggcaAAAGAGACCCGGCAAGTAAATCTCTCTCGAGCAGAGACAGAAGATAGCATCAACAGTTTAgaaatataaactaaaatgtgcttttaatatactatgctgtctcaaaatagcacagttgagtacacttagatgttctaaAGATTATCTTATGAAGTAATAaacaagaatttttagtataaagtacaaaattagcgcactttaagtacattatagaagtgtactctGGGTTTCTCCAAAGTGAATGCACAGATTATTTCTTAAATTGCTCAGATTTTTTTCATTAGGAATTTCTTTCCAGAATGAATTTGCAAATGCTGTTTCAGATCTGTGCTGTATGTGAAACTCTTTTCAGGCTGAAGACTcttgtaaggcttctctccagtgtgaactcccATGTAAATATTAAGGTTTCCTTTCGTTatgaagctctttccacactgagggcaggttCTCATGTGATTCTCAAGATTTGTTGtgtttgaaactctttccacagtgaTGGCACATCTAAGGCTTCTCTCCGATGTGAATTTTTACATGATTCTCAAGGTGATTCCTGTCTGTGAATCTCCTTTCACACAGATGACATGAATCCTGATGAGTGATTCCTCATGTGATGATTAAGGCTTTCTTTATATccgaaactctttccacacagatTACAAACAAATGGCTTCACTCCAGTGTGATTTCTCATGTGGGCATTAAGGTCCTTTTTCTGGTTAAACCCCCTTCCACACTCAGAGCATATGAATGGCTTCTGTCCactgtgaattctcatgtgcgTCATAAGATATCCTTTTaatgtgaaactcttcccacacagTGTGCAGGTGTGaggcttctctcctgtgtggATTTTCAAGTGGACGTTAAGTTTGTCTTTTCgactgaaactttttccacactgttgacaggcaaaaggcttctctccggtgtgaagcCTTATGTGAGCCTTAAGACTTTCTTTAAGTgaaaaactcttcccacacagTGTGCAGGTGTGaggcttctctcctgtgtggATTTTCAAGTGGATGTTAAGTTTGTCTTGTCgactgaaactttttccacactgttgacaggcaaaaggcttctctccggtgtgaattctcatgtgagtcTTAAGATGTCTGTTTAGTgagaaactcttcccacacagTGTGCAGGCGTGaggcttctctcctgtgtggatattcatgtggactttaaggttgtTATTTCGATTGAAAcgctttccacactgttggcaggtgaaagggcCCTCTCCtgtgtgaatcctcatgtggcCATTAAGACTTTTCTTTTGACTAAAACTTtctccacactgttggcaggtgaaagggcTTTCTTCAGTGTGAACTTCAAGGTTTCTCGGTTCTTTTATATGAGTCTGTGAGTAACTAAAAGATTTTTCCCCAGAGATGAAGTCATGACATTTTTCCTGATTTTTCTCTTCCATTTCATTCAGTTCTTGATTCTCCTCTTTCAGCACCATCAGGTCTAGGGtgaacagaataaaaaaaagtttgcaccagtttaaaggattagttcactttcaaattaaaatttcctgataatttactctcctccatgtcatccaagatgtccatgtcctctttcttcagtcgaaaagaaattacggtttttgatgaaaacattccaggatttttctccatacagtggacttcaatggacccaaaatggttgaaggtcaaaattacagtttcagtgcagcttcaaagagctctacatgatcccagatgagaaataagagtcttatctagagaaaccatcgctcattttctaaaaaaaaaaaaaaataaatatatatatatatatatatatatatatatatatatatatatatatgttttaacaataaatgctcatcttgaactagttctcttcttcttcttctctattagaattccagcagtatagacactgctaagtgtattactgcccaccaaagtttgaactaattgttatatacttgcactagcatattgtatatgaaaatttagttcaaactttgacctgtggagggcagtaatacacttagaattccagcagtgtagacactgctaatagagaagaagaggagagctagttcaagatgagcatttatggttaaaacataacatttttaattttttagaaaatgaacaatggtttctcta contains these protein-coding regions:
- the LOC125277591 gene encoding gastrula zinc finger protein XlCGF8.2DB-like is translated as MEFIKEESEDMKIEETFRDKHEDTEQQTDLMVLKEENQELNEMEEKNQEKCHDFISGEKSFSYSQTHIKEPRNLEVHTEESPFTCQQCGESFSQKKSLNGHMRIHTGEGPFTCQQCGKRFNRNNNLKVHMNIHTGEKPHACTLCGKSFSLNRHLKTHMRIHTGEKPFACQQCGKSFSRQDKLNIHLKIHTGEKPHTCTLCGKSFSLKESLKAHIRLHTGEKPFACQQCGKSFSRKDKLNVHLKIHTGEKPHTCTLCGKSFTLKGYLMTHMRIHSGQKPFICSECGRGFNQKKDLNAHMRNHTGVKPFVCNLCGKSFGYKESLNHHMRNHSSGFMSSV